Part of the Burkholderiales bacterium genome, CGCGGCCCATGAGCACGAGCAGCGCGTCGCGGACGAATTGGTAAAACGTGACCATTACTGAAACCGGATTGCCCGGCAGACCGAAGAAATGCGCGCTACCGATTTTGCCGTAGGCGAGCGGGCGGCCGGGTTTCATCGCAATTTTCCAGAAAACCACTTCGCCCAGACGATCGAGTAGTTCCTTGACGAAATCGGCTTCGCCGACCGACACGCCACCGCTGGTGATGACGACATCGGCCATCGCGGCCGCATCGCTGAAAGCTTTTTCGAGCAGCGCCGGGTCATCGCCAACGACGCCCATGTCGATGGTTTCGACGCCGAGGCGATTCAGCATGCCCCAGATCGTGTAGCGGTTGCTGTCATAAATCTGGCCTTCTTCGAGCTGACTGCCTATCGTTCGCAGTTCGTCGCCGGTCGAAAAAAAAGCCACACGCAGTCGCCGGTAGACGGTAAGTTCGGCGACGCCGAGTGATGCGATCAGGCCGAGTTCGGCGGGCCGGATCAAGGCTCCGGGGCCGAGAGCCGTTTGCCCCTTGCGCAAATCTTCACCTGCGCGGCGGAGATTCTGGCCACGGCGATGGCCGCTACCGAACGTGACACGATCGCCTTCGGCTTCGGCATGTTCTTGCATGACGATGGTATCCGCACCCGCCGGAACCACCGCGCCGGTCATGATACGCACGGCTTGGTTCTCCCGAAGATCGTCACGGAATGGAACGCCCGCGTAAGCCGTGCCTGCAATTTTCAGAATCGTCTCGCCATTGGCATTCAGATCCGAAAAACGTAGGGCATAGCCGTCCATCGCCGAATTGTCGTGCGCCGGAACATCGACCGGCGAAATGACCGGCGCCGCCAGAACGCGGCCGAGTGCTGTGCGCAGGGCAAGTTGTTCAGTGCCGGCGACCGGATTCAGGAACTCGCGAATCAGCGCGCGCGCCTTATCGACCGGCAACGAGTTCGGGTCGTAATCGTCAGCGCAGCTCAAATCCCGGATTGGTTGTTTCATCGGATTGCCTGTTTTCGAAAATCAAGATTCTAGCGGAACGGCGAGCCGCGCCAAAAAAAACAAAGGGATGCGCTGCCAGAGCAGCGGTCATCCCTTCGCGAGTGATGAAGCAGATACACGCTGCGTCGGAGCAGCGGAAGAAACTAGGGCGCGCGGTAACCGATGCCGTGTTTATTGTAGATGCGCTTGACGGTGCCGTCGGCGAGCATTTGCCGCATGCCTTTTTCGAGGGCGGCAGCGAGTTCGGTGTTGTCGTCCTTGACTGCGAGGCCAAGTTTCCAGCCCTGTATAGCGAGACCCGCATTGGAACCTGGCTAACTTTGTAGCCATCTTTCGCCGAGCCCAGGCTCGCATCGAGCTCGGAACGCGGCGCCATCACAGCCGCGACCTCGCCGTTGCGCAAGGCTTTTACGGCAAGGGCAGGGCTGCGGAAATGCACGACATTGCTGCGCAACCTGCCGCTAAAGGCTTAAAGCAAATATATATCGGAGACCGTTTCCAGTTCGACGCCGATTTTTCCTTGGCGAAGATCTCGAGATTGGGAAGCGTCGGAATGCTTTAATCAGGCGATGGCATGGTACTTGCGCGGGCGATGGAGGATAATATGCACCGCAAGTCATAGTTCGCCACAAGTTCGTCTGAAATTACCAAGGAGGAGTCATGCAGAGGGCGCTACATTTAAACCCGGATAAATGCACGGGTTGCCTGCAATGTGAAATGGCCTGTTCTTTCGAAAACGAAGGCGTGTTCAATACCGCGAAATCGCGCATCAAGGTTTTTGAGTTTCACCATTACGGCCGCAAAGTTCCCTACACCTGTACCCAGTGCGAGGAAGCGTGGTGCATGCACGCGTGCCCGGTCGAGGCGATCAAGATCGATGCGACAACCGGCGCCAAGTTCGTGCTCGACGACATCTGTGTCGGCTGCAAGGTCTGTACGATTGCGTGCCCGTTCGGCACCATCAACTACAATCACGATACCGGCAAGGCGCAGAAATGCGATTTGTGCTTCGGCAATCCGGCGTGCGCTGAAGCGTGCCCGACCGGCGCCATCACTTACATCGATTCCGACTGGACCGGCCTCGAGCGCATGCAGGCGTACGCTGCCAAATCCGATAACGAGGGCGTTGGCGCCCAGCCCGCACAGGCTTGAATCGAGGAGAACATCATGGCATGGCATAAACAAGTATTACGCGTGAATCTGACCGATGGCACCTGCAAGGCCGAGCCGCTGAACATGCAATGGGCACAGGATTACCTCGGCCAGCGCGGCCTCGCCAGTAAATATCTGATCGAGGAAATCGATCCCAAAATCGATGCGCTGTCGCCGCAGAACAAGATCATTTATGCGACCGGCCCGTTGACCGGCACCATGGCGTCGACCGGCGGCCGCTACTCGGTGATTACCAAGAGTCCGTTGACCGGCACCATCGCGTGCTCGAATTCCGGCGGCTACTTCGGCGCGGAACTGCGTTTTGCCGGCTGGGACATGATCATCGTCGAAGGCAAAGCCGCCAAGCCGGTGTATCTGCATATCGAAAATGAAAAGGTCGAACTGCTGCCGGCCGATGCACTCTGGGGCAAAACCGTTTGGGAGACCGAACCCTGGATCAAGAAAAAACATCAGGACCCGCTGACGCGCGTGACTTCGATCGGCCGCGCCGGCGAAAACCAGGTGCTGTACGCGGCGATCGTCAACGATCTGCATCGCGCCGCCGGACGTTCGGGCGTGGGTGCTGTGATGGGCGCGAAGAACCTCAAAGCGATCGCGGTGCGCGGCACGAAAGGCGTGACCAATATCGCCAATCCGAAAGAATTCATGAAAGCCACGTTCGCCGGCAAGAAGATCCTCGCCGATAACGCTGTCACCGGCCAGGGCCTGCCGAAATATGGCACGCAAGTGCTGATGAACGTGATCAACGAGATCGGCGCTTCGCCGACGCGCAATCACCGCGACGTGCAATTCGAAGGCGCTTCCAAGATTTCGGGTGAGGCGATGCACGAGATACGCGCGACCGACGGCAAGGCGAATCTGGTAACGAATCAGGCGTGCTTCGGCTGCACCATCGCGTGCGGCCGCATTTCAAAAATCGACGAGACGCATTTCTCGGTGCAGAACAAGCCCGAGTACTGGGGCGCATCCGGCGGGCTCGAATACGAAGCGGCCTGGGCGCTCGGTAATGCCAACGGCGTTGACGACATCGAGGCGCTGACATTCGCCAACTTCCTCTGCAACGAAGACGGTTTCGATCCGATTTCGTTTGGCGCGACGGTCGGCGCAGCAATGGAGTTGTTCGAGATGGGCGTGATCACCGAAAAAGATACCGGCATTGCAGCGCCATTCGGCTCGGCTGAAGCGCTTTGCAAATTCGCCGAATGGACAGCGCGCGGTGAAGGCTTCGGCAAGATACTCGCGCTGGGCTCGAAGCGCATGTGCGAAAAATACGGCCACCCGGAATTGTCGATGACCGTGAAAGGCCAGGAGTTTCCGGCTTACGATGCGCGCGGCATTCAGGGCATGGGCCTGGCGTATGCGACCGCGAATCGCGGCGCATGCCACCTGCGCGGTTACACGGTTGCATCGGAAGTGCTCGGCATTCCGGTCAAGACCGATCCGCTGGTCAGCGACGGCAAGGCTGAGCTGACGAAGGCGTTTCAGGACGCCACCGCGGTCGTCGATTCAGCCGGGATTTGCGTGTTCACGACCTTCGCCTGGACCTTGAACGACATCCAGCCGCAGTTGCAGGCGGCATGTGAAGGCGACTGGTCGATGGACAAATTGAACCTGATGGGCGAACGCATCTGGAACATGGAGCGCGAATTTAACAACGCCGCCGGGTTCACCGAGAAGGACGACACGCTGCCGAAACGGCTGTTGACCGAAGGGGCGAAAACCGGTCCCGCCAAAGGCAAAGTCAACGAGCTCTCGAAAATGCTGCCGGAATACTACAAAGTCCGCGGCTGGACGCCGGAAGGCAAGCCGACCCCGGAAACGCGTCAGCGGCTCGGGCTTTAACCGACCGGATCAGTTAAGCCTTCCCCTTGACGGGGGAAGGTTGGGATTGGGTGTGCCCCCGAAGCGCTTCGCGTGTTGCTCCACAGCAGGCATCCGTTTCTACTCGAACCGATATACCAATCGTCCATAGCATTCCGAGGCTTAAACATGAACCACGTCATCATCGGCAACGGGCCAACCGGCATCATCGCGGCCGAAACCCTGCGCAAGGAAGATCCTCAATGCACGATCACAGTGATCGGCGATGAGCCCGAGCTGCCGTATTCGCGCATGGCGATTCCCTATTATCTGATTGGCGGCATCGACGAACGCGGGTTGCATTTGCGCAAGGATGAACAGCATTTCCGCAATCTCAAAATCGATCTGATCGATCTACCGGCCACGCGCGTCGATGCGGGCAAGCGCCAAGTGTTATTGAAGGATGGCCAGAAGCTCGATTACGACAAGCTCCTGATCGCGACAGGTTCGAAACCTGCAAGTGCGCCGATTCCGGGTATCGATCTGCCGGGCGTCCATAGTTGCTGGACCCTGGATGACGCTCGGCACATCGCAAAGATCGCCAAGCCTGGCGCACGCGTCGTGCAAATGGGCGCCGGCTTCATCGGCTGCATCATTCTTGAAGCGCTGGCGTCGCGCGGCGTCGAGTTGACGGTTATCGAAATGGGCAACCGCATGGTGCCGCGCATGATGACTGACGGAGCCGGCTCCCTGATCAAGAAATGGTGCGAGAAAAAAGGTGTCAAGGTTTACACCGCGACCAAAGTTACGGCGATCGAGAAAGCCGAACCGAAGGCGCAGGCTGGCGGTCCGTTGCGAGTGAAGCTCGATAACGGCAAAGTGCTCGACGCCGATCTCGTCATCAGCGCAACCGGCGTGCGGCCGAACATCGAGTTTCTCAAGGGCACGGGCATCAAAACGGAGGCTGGTGTGCTGGTCGATGCCGACATGCAAACGAATATCCCGGGCATCTATGCGGCGGGCGATGTCGCGCAGGCCACCGAATTCAACACCGGCCACCGCATCGTCAATGCAATCCAACCGAATGCGGCCGATCAGGCATTGGTTGCCGCGCGCAATATGGCCGGCAAAACCACGCGATCGCAGGGCACGATGGCGATCAACGTGCTCGACACAATGGGCCTGATTTCGTCCTCGTTCGGGCAATGGATGGGTGTCGAAGGCGGCGATCACGCCGAACTGACGGATGCGGAAAATTTCCGCTACCTGCGGCTTGAATTCAAGGATGACGTTTTGATCGGGGCGACTTCCCTCGGCTTGACCGAACATGTCGGCGTCATCCGCGGGCTGATTCAAAGCCGACTCCATCTGCGCGAGTGGAAAGAGCTGCTGATGCAGGATCCGACGCGCTTTGTCGACGCTTACATCGCACGTTCGCAAGGCAGCGAGGAACTCGCAGCCCGGCCGTAGCTGGCTCGTGTTACGCTGCACCCATGAAAATCAAGTTGAAGTTGTTCGCCACGCTGACCGATTATCTGCCGCAGCCCGCCAAAAAAAATGAGATAGAGATTGAGGTCGCGGCAAATGCGACGGTCGGTTCGGTCATCGAGCGGTATAATCTGCCGCCGAAGCTAGTGCATCTCGTTCTCGTCAACGGCCTGTATATTTATCCGCACGACCGCACTACCCAGAATTTGAACGAGGGCGACGCGCTCGCGATCTGGCCGCCGATTGCAGGCGGTTAGACGGTAGCACACCAGCCCATCTCCTGGTTCGGCACATCAGGTGTATCGCATCCATCAAATCGACGAATAATGCC contains:
- a CDS encoding molybdopterin molybdotransferase MoeA; translation: MKQPIRDLSCADDYDPNSLPVDKARALIREFLNPVAGTEQLALRTALGRVLAAPVISPVDVPAHDNSAMDGYALRFSDLNANGETILKIAGTAYAGVPFRDDLRENQAVRIMTGAVVPAGADTIVMQEHAEAEGDRVTFGSGHRRGQNLRRAGEDLRKGQTALGPGALIRPAELGLIASLGVAELTVYRRLRVAFFSTGDELRTIGSQLEEGQIYDSNRYTIWGMLNRLGVETIDMGVVGDDPALLEKAFSDAAAMADVVITSGGVSVGEADFVKELLDRLGEVVFWKIAMKPGRPLAYGKIGSAHFFGLPGNPVSVMVTFYQFVRDALLVLMGRDPAPPLPLLKVRCASDLKKAPGRTEFQRGFLSQDANGEWTVLASGEQGSGILRSMSEANCFIVLPVAQGKVAAGEMVEVQVLEGLV
- a CDS encoding transporter substrate-binding domain-containing protein, whose translation is MQGWKLGLAVKDDNTELAAALEKGMRQMLADGTVKRIYNKHGIGYRAP
- a CDS encoding 4Fe-4S dicluster domain-containing protein; the encoded protein is MQRALHLNPDKCTGCLQCEMACSFENEGVFNTAKSRIKVFEFHHYGRKVPYTCTQCEEAWCMHACPVEAIKIDATTGAKFVLDDICVGCKVCTIACPFGTINYNHDTGKAQKCDLCFGNPACAEACPTGAITYIDSDWTGLERMQAYAAKSDNEGVGAQPAQA
- a CDS encoding aldehyde ferredoxin oxidoreductase family protein, which translates into the protein MAWHKQVLRVNLTDGTCKAEPLNMQWAQDYLGQRGLASKYLIEEIDPKIDALSPQNKIIYATGPLTGTMASTGGRYSVITKSPLTGTIACSNSGGYFGAELRFAGWDMIIVEGKAAKPVYLHIENEKVELLPADALWGKTVWETEPWIKKKHQDPLTRVTSIGRAGENQVLYAAIVNDLHRAAGRSGVGAVMGAKNLKAIAVRGTKGVTNIANPKEFMKATFAGKKILADNAVTGQGLPKYGTQVLMNVINEIGASPTRNHRDVQFEGASKISGEAMHEIRATDGKANLVTNQACFGCTIACGRISKIDETHFSVQNKPEYWGASGGLEYEAAWALGNANGVDDIEALTFANFLCNEDGFDPISFGATVGAAMELFEMGVITEKDTGIAAPFGSAEALCKFAEWTARGEGFGKILALGSKRMCEKYGHPELSMTVKGQEFPAYDARGIQGMGLAYATANRGACHLRGYTVASEVLGIPVKTDPLVSDGKAELTKAFQDATAVVDSAGICVFTTFAWTLNDIQPQLQAACEGDWSMDKLNLMGERIWNMEREFNNAAGFTEKDDTLPKRLLTEGAKTGPAKGKVNELSKMLPEYYKVRGWTPEGKPTPETRQRLGL
- a CDS encoding NAD(P)/FAD-dependent oxidoreductase — protein: MNHVIIGNGPTGIIAAETLRKEDPQCTITVIGDEPELPYSRMAIPYYLIGGIDERGLHLRKDEQHFRNLKIDLIDLPATRVDAGKRQVLLKDGQKLDYDKLLIATGSKPASAPIPGIDLPGVHSCWTLDDARHIAKIAKPGARVVQMGAGFIGCIILEALASRGVELTVIEMGNRMVPRMMTDGAGSLIKKWCEKKGVKVYTATKVTAIEKAEPKAQAGGPLRVKLDNGKVLDADLVISATGVRPNIEFLKGTGIKTEAGVLVDADMQTNIPGIYAAGDVAQATEFNTGHRIVNAIQPNAADQALVAARNMAGKTTRSQGTMAINVLDTMGLISSSFGQWMGVEGGDHAELTDAENFRYLRLEFKDDVLIGATSLGLTEHVGVIRGLIQSRLHLREWKELLMQDPTRFVDAYIARSQGSEELAARP
- a CDS encoding MoaD/ThiS family protein, translating into MKIKLKLFATLTDYLPQPAKKNEIEIEVAANATVGSVIERYNLPPKLVHLVLVNGLYIYPHDRTTQNLNEGDALAIWPPIAGG